The Trichoderma breve strain T069 chromosome 2, whole genome shotgun sequence DNA segment GCATAATGTTACTTCAATAATGGATCATCATTTCTTGCTGTATTGTAATTGTAAGCCGAATTTAATAGTGATATCAGCATAGCACGCTCACTGAGCGCAAGTATTGTGGCGAATGAGATAGTAAATGCAAACAGATAGATTCGGGGACTACCTATACTGCGTACTATGTACAACAAGGAATTGCACTGCTGTGCATCAATTAGGCGAATGTTATGACCGCATTCAAACATATGCATGTTTTGCTACGCTACATCTAGAAATTACCGAGTTGATCAGTCCAAACTTCGGGCGAGACTCGATAAAATGGCCTTTAATATTGGGTCTTGCGCCCACCTTGTGATATTGCTAGCTTCATCCGATGTCCTTGGAATGCTGCCAAGCACTCCATCCACATGTGTAAGCCGCTGTCAGCGAGATCTTTTTTTAACGAGTAAAGCAACACAAGAATCAATATTTGATCATATCCTAGCCTCAGAAATCATCAGACGATAGTGGTGATTAACCTAATTGCTGCAAAGATTGTATTTTGCTAAATTACTCAAGGCGATTTACGACAATCACGTCAAAGACAATTAGAAAGAACGTCATAAGATTATCTGCTTACTACCCTTGTCGGACAAGATGGATTGATAGGCATACCCAGGAAAATGCAACGTTCATATTCTGATGAATACaataaaactatatatatCTTGATATAAAGTCAAAGGATCAGTTGCCTACAGGCTGAAGGATAAGGTTTTAAGCATAAATGGAGCTAAATACCGCAGATCCTTCATGTATAAGCTGTTGAACTGTTGCTCTCATACTTTTAAGAATCTTACATCATTTTTTCTCCGAGTGAACTGTCGCATGTGGGCTGTCTGTCTCGACTCCAGTTCGTAATGGCTCTAGTTTCATAAAAATAACTACATGAATATGCTTGTTTGGTCATTTGAGCAGACAGCATTCATGCGAGACATCCAGCACCATCGacgctactttcttctaaTAGTTGCAATTCATGTGATGAACAAACTCAATCTCGCTTATTCACAATAAAATATCCTAGCTTAATACTTTCGCATACAATGTTTTTGCTATATACTGCAGATTCCATTCTTTTGTTTCATCGTTTTGTTTTACCGAAGTCTTGTGCTAAGATTGTCGGCTACACTTACATGCGAAATGTCTGCGAAACGCGTGTGCCCGCTAATACCCGTATGGGTGTTGGGAGACTTCTGGCACTTTGGTGGCAGCTTGCATCAATTAACGTAAATCCCTTACCTAATATATGCATGCTCGTTATGTgcataatttttttttttttcattttcataAATAAATGAATTGAAAGTTGACAGAATAAACTTCTCCCTTTCATCTATTTGGTCTGCATTGAATTTATAATTGAGTAAGCCCTTGGTGTGTGTTACTTGGGAGCTACGTTTGTGGTGGTGTCACACAAAGCCAATAAAATAGATGGAAGTGGATATACGAATGACTCCGAAACCCTGAAACCTATATGCAGAAAGTTGCTTAAGGTTAGATAATAGCGCCATCTATTGTCTACTAAATGCCGTCTATCCAGGTGAGTGAGAGCTTCCTATTTTAGAATTCGTGCACCCTACGGAGTTACCTGTGGATGCGCCTTATTTAAAGACGTGTCTTATATCAGCTTAGTTATCGGCCGGTACCCAATGGATCACGAAATACAATGCTAGCGAATACTCGGTCAGCATTACGGAGTCCACGAAGCACTAACGTATAGAGGGCCCCGATTCTAAGACCTCGACGATATATTATATAGCCCGATGTCTTATTATTGCTCCAATGATATCCCTTTCTCAAGTTGGGCCCTTTTTTATAACATATCTGTTTCCGTCGCATGACCGGGACCCATGTAATCTCGCCGTTAGGAGGCTCTTTCATAAGATCCCTGCGTAACTCGTTTTCAAACTTCGTATTATGGGCCAATCCGAACTTCACAACTGTGTCAGTGGGCTTCCAAACACCTTGTCATAGTTGCAACAACCATGCAAACTACGCCTCGCACATGTGAAAGGATTCTTACCAGCCCTATGGACGCAATTGCGCTAGATCATAACTAGCAAGTAATCTTGTAGTCCGTAAAAGTTCTAttgggcttctttgttgCCGCCCTGGAATATTAAACGTATGATGTCTCCTCAGCGTTATAAATGCTGTTTGGTGAGAGGACATAAGAGTCTCAGACCAGTCTTAACTTCGGTTCAATTTTGACACCACATAACCCTCAACCTGTTGTACGGCTCAACTTTCACCCTAACCCTTGAAGATGCCCTTGCGCAAACATACGAAGCCTCCGCCGAGATTCACTTTTGTGACTCCAGAATTTGAAGGCAACCAAATGAGATGGTTAAAGACTCATTCAGACGCAACAAGAAGTCACGCCGCATATTGGAGTGGGCCTGCAAAACGTCGATGGCAATCCGGCAAAGAGAGCATCAAAAAGGAGGATAGCGCCAGCGCTCGAGGGACTTTTGCAGATGAGCGCACTTACCCACACACCGCCCAAGTTGAGCATCGCTGTTCAGTTGCTCGGACTCTCCAATGCCAGGGGTCAACAGCGGCGACGGATAGAAAGACTTCAACCCAGAGAGGAGATTACTCGACATTTCGCCAGATCGAGCCCACTGATTCACGATGTCCCcaagctcttccaccagGTTTGAGAGAGACCAATTCTCTTTCAGTCGACTTGGCAGTTCTCAAATTCTATAACGAAGACTTTATGAGAAGGTTTGTCATGGTTGACAATGCCGACAGTACCCTGATTTTCACTAGCTGCCTTCTACTTGGCTACGCTTATCACCTGGCACTGACAGGGCAGGGGACCATGACCATGTTGCTAGAATTGAAGAGCCAGGTTATACGCCACCTGACAGCGAAGATGAATACTTCAGATGGACTGCTTAGTCCCCGATGCCTCATTGCAATATTGGCCCTGGGAGCTCCAATTGTCTGTCTAGTATCTAGAGACTTACCAAGATGCCTCAGAATTGGGGAATCTATCAACATGATgttggaggaagagggtTTATGCAGTGAAGAATCGGCAATGTTCTCTCCAGCCTCACTCCACGAGCAAGTTGTTCACCGGTCAGCATTACGCAGACTGTTCCTGAAAGCTAGGGCCAATTTCCAAGACCCGGAAAGCGTCGCATTACTGCAGTATATCTCTAATTATATGAATATGTGCGTACCTATAAGCTTTTCTGTAAACTGTTTTTGTTCTAACGAAGCTCTCAGATCAATGGCTATCGGGGACGCTGATTGTTTACACACTACTCCGCCGGAGATTAAGAAACTGTTTTCAGCTACCACTCCATGTCAGGGTTGTACTGTACCAGAGCAGTGGATATCTCCTCTTACACCTCTTACTTCTCAATGGCAGGAAGACTCGTCTATGGTGTACATTGAAAGCCGTATGATGTTGCTTACAGCACTGATGCAGAAGTGGCTCGCGACATTCCTTGACGAAAACGATCAGTTATTACCTCTCACACAGGACTTGTTACAAAAGCGTGCAGACCTTCGTGAAAAGATTGAGAGTTTTGCGCCGGCAACAATGAAGTCtaatgctgaagaagaagccatgtATGAATGTTGCCGGCACGTCACTTCGATGCTATTAACCGCGGAAAAGCTACACATCCCAATCCACGATGCAGCGAAGCATGTGGAATCTAAACTTAACCTTACAAAGTCGTTTCGTCAAACAGATCTCACAAATCTCTGGGGCAGGCACAAGGGTTTGCTGTTTTGGGTTGCTGCAACATGTCAGTTCGCAACAGCGAGTCAGTGCTCTCCTTTACTATATACAACGCTTCTTGCACGACTAGTACAGGAGCTCTCGATGTCAAACATTTACACTGAGATAGCTCTTGGCTCTTTAAAAAGACTAAAGCAATTCGAGGGCTTGTGCTGCTATCAGGAATCCCGGCCAAGCTGCGGCGAGTAGATTACTAGAAATAAATACTTCAAATCTTTGGTTTCAAGATTccgaagagagagagtcatACCATGACTATTGCACACATATGAAGTAATTGTGCACCACGAATGAACGTTGGTCCACGTTTGATATAAAATATTCATCTTCCAACTTGCTTTCACGGCGATCAGCAGTTGAAGCAGCGATCACACTTCGCAACACTTCGCAACTCTTCGGGATTAACAGCGGGGTCCTACACGAGGAGACTAACTGAATCGGTAAACCCATCCTTGGAGATTGGATATGACAGATGCATGGAGTAATATTTTAGTGTCCAAAGCTGATAGTTTGAAACTTtaacctctctctctttactGGTGGGCTAGTTGAAAGCCTGCCAAGCCTGTCTACCCCAAGATAAGGCCCGAATGATTCCGCCTAACGGAGCACTACGTATCTGTCACGTTTCGTCGAGGTGCTATAGGGAGCTCTAcgagatgatgatttcatACCCCCGCACCACACAGACTTCGCTGGCGATAGTAATACGCAAATTGTTATAGTTTAAACTAATTATCTCAGGAGAGACAGATCGATAGGTACAAGTCTCTATCCTTTCTATCCCAGATCTTtacccaaaaaaagaaaaatcgTCTGACAATCACGACGTTTTGCATAGCAAAATACTCGCATATAATGAAAATTCTTCGTGGTGAAGTTTTAGCAAGCAGTGAAATAGATAAACTTTATATTGCATACCATCCAGCacgtttttcttcttgatcttggcgCAGCCACTAAGAGGTACAAATGACAGCATACAAGTATGTACGTCGCTGGATTAGTATCGAATTTGTATTAGCCGGAGGATGGAAACTCTAGTATCGCCATAACATTGCGTAGTTCTAGAGTAACTCTATCAGCCTCAGATGGTTAGACTCTGATTTAACATAAGGTTGTAGGCACGGCTGTTTCGGAGTATAAGAGCCTGAAGAGGTGCTCGCTAGATTCTCCTGGAACAATGAACATCGGGTTAACTATTCATAGACAACCTTATTTTTATTTGACAATCTGAGCTTAATTCAGTTTCTTATACAATTCTTTAAAATGGTCATTCTTATAACCGGAAGCACTGGCTACCTTGGTGGCCATTTGGTCAATGAAGCATTGACACGAGGCCACAGTGTCCGCGCCGTTGTGCGAACTGAGTCCTCATTCAAGAAGCTTGCTGAACAGTTTCCTCAGTACGTATCGAAGCTTTCACATGTCGTCGTGTCTGATATCACCGTACCAGAGGCATTCGAGGGTGCGTTCGATGGCGTGGTTGGTGTGATCCATTCTGCCTCTCCATTCAATCTGGAACCAAAGAACAACGAAGAAGATCTTCTCAAACCCGCCATTAAGGGCTCTGTAGCTATGCTCGATGCCGCATTGCGCTACGGTAAAGATGTCAAACGTGTAGTTGTTACATCTTCTCACGCCTCCGTCGCCGACACTTCCAAAGGATTGCGACCTGGTTACGTATACAACGAAAAGGACTGGAATCCTATGACCTACGAGCAGGCTGCTGACCAAGCCACCGATGGTGTGACGGCCTACTGTGCTTCAAAGGCTTTGGCTGAGCGTGCTGTGTGGAAGTGGGCTGATGAGCACAAGGATGCGCCATTCGACGTCGTTACAATCACTCCGCCGTGGATCTTTGGACCGTATGTCACGGAGCTGAAATCTACAGCTCATTTAAGTGAAAGCGTCCGATTGATCTACAATCTTCTAGGAGCAAAAGAAGTGCCAGTGTTCGATTTTGGTGGATATGCAGATGTCCGCGAAGTTGGTGCTGCTCATTTGCTTGCCCTCGAAGTACCTGCCGCTGGGGGACAGCGTTTCTGGGTTGGACAGTCTCTCCGATGGCAGGCTGTGGTCGACGTCGGGCGAGAAGAGTTTCCAGAGCTAAGGTCAAGGTTACCAGAAGGAAAAccaggatggagagaggatgCTTATGGTGTGGATGGCAGCAAAGCAGAACGAGTGTTGGGTCTCAAATATCTCACATTCAAGGAGACTATTAAAGATACCTTTGCTCAGCTATTATCTGCAGagcgagctgaagctgcagcataGCTTGGTTTAGTCCGAGACTATTATGATGACGTATCTGAACTACAATAAAAAGTTATTGCTTGCTGAGGTCCCCCCAACTTATTTCACTATTATTTTGTGTGAAACACTAAACGCAAGGTGCATAGCCTCACATCATCGGGTTCATGACTCAATATTCATTGCTTAAATGATATACCTGACGACGATGTGTTTCAGAGACAATGTTACCTGGAGAGTCTTTAGTCAATATGACATATAAGTACCTTGACAGATGGTCCACCGAGTCGAGAATGAGCATCTTCAATTACGTTGAGTCTCTGCCTTGCGTAGATCAAAATTTGGGATCGAGAAGTTACAATTTCCCAAAGCAAGGCATATCACAGGTACAGAGATAATAGCAAGCAAGAGAAACACGCTTGCTACACAAACTATAGCAGATACTCGTGTCAATATGCTGACCGACTAGTCTTCTCGATGTACAAATGTATGACGAGAAATATAAAGTAAGGTCTCCTAAAATGGATTCAGTCTCATACCACTTTACGGACAGCTAATAGAGCGCAGTTAGGTTATACGAAGAGTCGAAAAGTATTAGTATTGTGGACGGTGCATCCTTTCTAAGTTCTACCTTGACGTTATATCAAGGAACACTCCCATGTCTTATTAAATAATCGAATTCCCGGAGCTGTGACCTGCTTCATAAGGCAAAAGGGAGATCTTTGGCCTTGCCGCTTTTGTCGCAAGGCGCGAATTGCCAGCAGTCAGAGTGCTTTCcaaaataaagaaattttagaatgaagaaaatgataGACGGGACTGGCGGCCAACTGCCAACTTGTTCGAACGCAACCTCGTGATTATGTACCATAAAGGGCAAATCCACAACCTAGAGAGAGTCGTCTTATCGTCAGAATTCGTTCATATGTACAAATGAGTTCTGAAAAGTCTATTTTATACCCCATGACAACAGagaggagcaagaggagcaCGAAGATATCAAGATACACTTACCATGCCATCAGCAGTCTGGGTCGCCTTTATCGCTTTTGATGCTGTCTCCTTTGTCCATTTGGCCCAGTCGGTTTTATCCTTATACTTTTCAAAGGTTTTGAGAGTAAAGATCTCATCTTGCAAATGCTGCCTAAGAACAGGCATGAATGAGTCTATTACACTCTTGAGCTTAGCCCCATCGTACGTTTCCTTGCCGGTTTCCGCATTCTCCAGATGAGCGTTGTACTGTTTGAGGCCGTCATCAAAGGCATGGTGTTGCTCGACATTGACGTCCATGATGCCTTTCTCGCCAGTGATTGCCTCAATCTCGGGGAAAAACCATTTCTCTTCGGTTGTATGATGTTCATGAAGAATGTGGCCCCATGCTTTTGCATATTTAATAAAGGCCGGAATGCTCTCTGGCGAACGTTCCACGTTGACGCACTGGAGATAGACGCTGTTGATGCCCCTTAATAAGCAATTATGGACGGTGATCATTTCCGCGGCCATGGAGTGGTATGGCGCAACTTTCTCCCCGGGCTGACACTGGAGTGAGCGTTTGTTCTTTCGACGATGCACTGGCGTATCATCGCATAATCCAGGCTTACCTTGTACCCAAGAGATGCAATCGAAATCAGTTCAAAAGGGCCGTCAGCCCACGGCCGACTGCTGTTGGTCTCTGTGCTTGCCATTATACCGGGCACTAGGAAATTGATGGTAGCTATTTTGTGGCCTGtgaggaaaaggaaagatCAACAGCGAAGCTATACCAACGAAGCTTTCAAGAACGGCTGCTGTACTCAAATATAGAAGACGATCACACAGTGCACACTTGCGATTTAAATGTTTGAGCCGCATGCCCCATGTCTTCAATTTGTTCGATTATTTGTACAACGGTGAGACTACTGGCGCTATCATCCAACGAAACAATGCCCTTTGGACCAAACATGCGGCTGAGCAGTGGTACATACTCCTGCTAAAATCTGACGCGCAGTTAATTATGGAGTGTTGGCAGCGCTGTAGCTACCGCTAGACGAAATTACCTGTAACTATAGGGCCATTAGGCGAAGTCATAGGGAAGCAAGTTGCGTATGGTCTTCAGCCATTTGCTACTTCTCTTCGTATTTAGCGAATGAAAAAGTCTAGACGTCTGACGGATACGACACACAGGTCAGCATAACAAATGACGTGTGATTTAAGCTCTCCCCTGCAATGATAATTCAAGTCCGAATAGATAAAAGCCTTCTCCCATTTTTGCAGTGACTTATAAACAAATGAAAAGGGAACTCTCATTATATCTTTACACACAATGGCGAGAGAACCCTCCACCTACAAAATATTTGATGTTCAAGCCATACAAATAAGATCTCACAAGCCTAGTTCTTTAAATCGGTATCAAGTAGTGGTTATAAGCGACCTCTATTCTTCCATTGAGTTTAAGTGCTGGGAGCTACGCTATTCCAGCCGCTTTTGAGATGACAGGTTAATTTTCCGCCGTTGGTACAAAAGAACGTATTTTCGCTGCCATAGTTGTCTGTGATGAATTGGTAGTCAAGTAATGCAGGTATTTTAGATATTCGACCTCTTTGTAATACCTAC contains these protein-coding regions:
- a CDS encoding NAD dependent epimerase/dehydratase family domain-containing protein — translated: MVILITGSTGYLGGHLVNEALTRGHSVRAVVRTESSFKKLAEQFPQYVSKLSHVVVSDITVPEAFEGAFDGVVGVIHSASPFNLEPKNNEEDLLKPAIKGSVAMLDAALRYGKDVKRVVVTSSHASVADTSKGLRPGYVYNEKDWNPMTYEQAADQATDGVTAYCASKALAERAVWKWADEHKDAPFDVVTITPPWIFGPYVTELKSTAHLSESVRLIYNLLGAKEVPVFDFGGYADVREVGAAHLLALEVPAAGGQRFWVGQSLRWQAVVDVGREEFPELRSRLPEGKPGWREDAYGVDGSKAERVLGLKYLTFKETIKDTFAQLLSAERAEAAA
- a CDS encoding hemerythrin HHE cation binding domain-containing protein, giving the protein MASTETNSSRPWADGPFELISIASLGYKCQPGEKVAPYHSMAAEMITVHNCLLRGINSVYLQCVNVERSPESIPAFIKYAKAWGHILHEHHTTEEKWFFPEIEAITGEKGIMDVNVEQHHAFDDGLKQYNAHLENAETGKETYDGAKLKSVIDSFMPVLRQHLQDEIFTLKTFEKYKDKTDWAKWTKETASKAIKATQTADGMVSVS